One region of Glycine max cultivar Williams 82 chromosome 9, Glycine_max_v4.0, whole genome shotgun sequence genomic DNA includes:
- the LOC100809630 gene encoding polyamine oxidase 1 — MESPSRSFVIIVGAGVSGISAAKLLAENGVKDLVILEASNCIGGRIRKENFGGVSVELGAGWIVGVGGKESNPIWELVAEYGLRTCFSDYTNVPYNIYDRSGKIFSSGIAADSYKKAVDSAIRNLTNQEEADREGNSSKTTEPPSSPLELAIDFILHDFEMAEAVPISTFTAFGEREFLVADERGFDYLVYKMAEDFLLTSEGKILDTRLKLNHVVREIEHRGSGVRVITEDDCIYEANYVLVSVSIGVLQSNLVAFHPPLPRWKLEAIEKCDVTVYTKIFLKFPYQFWPSGPGNEFFIYAHDQRGYYTFWQQMENAYPGSDILVVTLTNGESKRVEAQSDEDTLREAMEVLKDMFGPNIPDATDILVPRWWNNRFQRGSYSNYPVISNLQVVRDVKAPVGRIFFTGEHTSERFSGYVHGAYLAGINSSKELLEEMRKDNKRKNKSQSRVLEPLSALTECNIPRQ; from the exons GGCGGTAGGATTCGGAAGGAAAACTTCGGCGGTGTGTCCGTCGAACTCGGAGCTGGTTGGATTGTCGGAGTTGGCGGCAAAGAGTCCAATCCAATTTGGGAACTCGTCGCTGAATATGGCCTTCGAACATGCTTCTCTGACTACACGAATGTGCCATACAACATATATGATCGCAG TGGAAAGATATTTTCGAGTGGAATCGCTGCGGACTCGTACAAAAAAGCTGTGGACTCGGCAATTCGAAACTTAACGAACCAGGAAGAAGCCGATCGCGAAGGCAATAGCTCCAAAACAACTGAACCACCTTC GTCGCCATTAGAGCTAGCAATTGATTTCATCCTCCATGATTTTGAAATGGCAG AGGCAGTACCGATATCTACCTTTACAGCGTTTGGCGAAAGGGAATTTTTGGTTGCGGATGAAAGAGGTTTTGATTATTTGGTATATAAAATGGCTGAAGATTTTTTGTTGACATCTGAGGGTAAAATACTGGACACTCGTCTCAAACTCAACCAT GTGGTCCGGGAAATAGAGCATCGGGGAAGTGGCGTTAGGGTGATAACAGAGGATGATTGCATTTATGAAGCAAATTACGTACTTGTGTCCGTTAGCATTGGGGTTCTCCAAAGCAACCTTGTTGCCTTCCATCCACCCTTACCC AGATGGAAATTAGAAGCCATAGAGAAATGTGATGTAACCGTGTACACCAAAATTTTCCTGAAGTTTCCATATCAGTTCTGGCCAAGTGGACCCGGAAATGAATTCTTCATATATGCTCACGATCAAAGAGGCTACTACACATTTTGGCAg CAAATGGAGAATGCATACCCTGGCTCTGATATCTTGGTGGTGACATTGACAAATGGTGAATCAAAACGTGTGGAAGCTCAATCGGATGAAGACACCTTGAGAGAAGCTATGGAGGTGCTCAAGGATATGTTTGGACCCAACATACCTGATGCCACTGATATACTTGTTCCCAGATGGTGGAATAACAGGTTCCAACGTGGCAGCTACAGCAACTATCCCGTTATCTCTAATCTCCAAGTAGTTCGTGATGTTAAG GCTCCAGTAGGTCGCATTTTCTTTACTGGAGAACACACGAGTGAAAGATTTAGTGGCTATGTGCATGGTGCATACCTCGCAG GTATCAATTCTAGCAAAGAACTACTTGAAGAAATGAGAAAggacaacaaaagaaaaaacaagagcCAAAGTCGAGTATTAGAGCCCTTGTCAGCATTAACCGAATGCAATATTCCTAGACAATAA